In Streptomyces rapamycinicus NRRL 5491, the genomic stretch CCTATTTCGTCGGCTGCTCCATGGGCGGTCAGCAGGCGCTGATGGAAGCACAGCGATATCCGAACGAATTCGACGGCATCGTGGCCGGGGACCCTGGCAACAACCGGATCAGCCTCAATGCCGGATTCCTCTGGCAGTACCTGCGGCTTTTTTCAGGATCTCGATCGTCTTCTGCTGCTCGGCGTTCTGCCGGCGCAGCCGTGTGAGCTCCTCACGCTCGGCGCTGGTCAGCTAGCCTGGCCCGCTCTCACCGCGGTCGATCCGGTCACGCTTGACCCAGCCGCGCAGGCTCTCCGGGCTCACCCCCAGATCCCGCGCGACCTCCGTGATCGTCTTGCTGGAGGAACGGGCCAACGCGATCG encodes the following:
- a CDS encoding transposase, whose translation is MGSQYSKRCSEEFKRDAIALARSSSKTITEVARDLGVSPESLRGWVKRDRIDRGESGPG